The Nicotiana sylvestris chromosome 6, ASM39365v2, whole genome shotgun sequence genomic sequence tcaacaCCTAATACGTATCAGCTACTTCAAATCATGGGCTCTTAGACTTTCGTTCCGTGTTATTACTAGAAAGGATAGTTGCCTAACTCATAAAATTAAAACCCTGTATCAACATTATTCAAAGTCACAAGTTAAAAGCTATACTTTTTAAATAAAAAGGACTAAGATCAAATCACATTAGATATTtgtttaataataataataacaactgtttttatattatttttatctATAACTATAAAATGTACATAAATCTATCtatcttattttaataatatttaataactcaaacacattaattaataaaaattgcataatttcaaaaaattatattCATCAATACAGGGTACACGCACAACGCGAgactaataatattaaaactgAATGTTCATgtattataaaattatttgggAGTAAATTAGTTAGCCATGACCTAGTCTAATTACTTGGTCACCGAGATTGGTTAGTTGGTCACCAATATTTGTTACTTGACCATCAAGATCAGTTACTTGGTCACCAAgcaatttttttattataaatagaGACTTCTCTACTCATTTGTGTTAGATTATCAATAAAAGTTTATTAATTATCTCTCTCTAAATTTCTCTtatattacttttttttttatattataccATAAGATAAAAGAGTTTGTTATGTTTATAATTTGACcaacaaaaaaaagaaactaCACATTTAAAATCCAATCCCAATAGCTAGGCGGTTTTCAACTAGTAAAACTCATACTTTTTCAATCCAATCAGGAAAATCCTAATTGGGATACAATCGGGGCGGttccaaaactgaacttttctagtCCAACCCCAATTGGGATTCTGTCAACTATATATATAGGATCTGTTATCGTCCGCTTCATCGTATATTGCTTTCACTTTAGAATCTCTTCGTCgtacttgatttttttttcagaTGGCCGATTCGGGTGGTGGTGCAGAGGCACATGCACGTATGAAACAGTATGAATACCGAGCAAACTCAAATCTTACCCTAACCACCGATTCTCGTCGTCCTCGTGATATTCATGAACTGACCGGTGAACCTGAGTCTCTTTATGGCAGAATAGACCCCAAAACATTTGGTGATCGAGCTTACAGAGGTAGACCATCTGAGAAGGATAGGAAGAAAAAGGAGCGGCAATGGGACACACTTGCCTCTGAGCCTAAAAGACGACGACTTCTTCAGGAAGAAAGTGTTCTTAATTTAACTGATGAGGAAGGTGGAGTTTACCAGCCTAAAACTATGGAAACTAGGGCTGCTTATGAAGCCATGCTCAGCCTTATTCAGCAGCAAATTGGCGGGCAGCCCTTTAGTGTTGTGAGTGGGGCTGCTGATGAGATATTGGCCGTGTTAAAAGACGGCAACTTTAAGAACCCTGAAAAGAAATTGGAAATTCATAAGCTGTTAAACCCTATTTCGGACCAGGTGTTTGATAAGTTGGTGTCGATTGGGCAACTCATCACTGACTACCAGTTAGATGGCCACGTTGATAGTGATGAAGCTCTTGATTATGATGTTGGTGTGGCAGTTGAGTTTGAGGAGaatgaagacgaagaagaagatgaagaaagcGAGATTGATGATGAAGAGGATGATGATGTTGTGCTGGAAGCCAATGGTTCTGGCTCAATGCAAATGGGCAGTGGCATTGATGAAGATGAGATGCAGGAGTCGGATGAAGGAATGGCTTTGAATGTTCAGGACATAGATGCTTATTGGCTTCAAAGAAAGATTTCTCAAGCTTACCAGCAGCAGATGGATCCGCAACAGAGCCAAAAGCTTGCTGAAGAAGTTCTTAAAATTCTTGCTGAAAGGGATGATGATCGCCAAGTAGAAACCAAGCTACTGGTTCATCTCCAATTTGACAAGTTCAGTCTCATCAAATATCTTCTAGGGAACCGGCTTAAGGTAGTATGGTGTACCCGTCTTGCAAGGGCTGAAGACCaagagaaaaggaagagaatTGAAGAAGAGATGTTGGCTTTGGGGCAAGATCATGCTGCCATATTAGAGCAGTTGCGCGCGACTAGGGTTACAGCAAAAGAGAGGCAGAAGAAGTTGGAAAAAAACATTAGGGAAGAGGCTCGGTCTCTTAAAGAtgagactggtggtgttgatggTAACGGGGATAGTAAGGCACTTATAGATAGAGATGTTGATAATGGTGGACAGCATGAGTTGCTTGATCTTGACAGCCTTACATTTCATCAAGGTGGTTTATTGATGTCAAATAAGACATTAGAGCTTCCAGCGGGGTCTTATAGGAGTCATAAGAAGGGCTATGAGGAAGTTCATGTACCAGCATTGAAGTCCAAGCCACTAGCCCCTGGCCAAGAGCTTGTGAAGATATCGTCCATTCCAGAGTGGGCTCAACCAGTGTTTAGCGGGATGACCCAATTGAACAAGGTGCAGAGTAAAGTATATGAAACTGCCCTCTTTACCCCAGAGAACATTTTGCTCTGTGCTCCGACTGGTGCTGGGAAGACCAATGTAGCTATGTTTACTATACTTCAGCAAATTGCACTAAACAGCAACGAAGATGGATCATTCAACCACAACAATTATAAGATTGTATATGTGGCACCCATGAAAGCCCTTGTTGCGGAAGTGGTTGGTAATCTCTCCAAGCGGTTGGAACATTATGGTGTCAAGGTGAAAGAGTTGAGCGGTGATCAAACATTAACTCGTCAACAGATTGAAGAGACTCAAATTATTGTGACTACCCCAGAGAAGTGGGATATTATAACAAGAAAGTCAGGCGATCGCACGTATATGCAGCTTGTTAAACTTGTTATTATTGATGAGATACATCTCCTTCATGACAATCGAGGGCCTGTCCTGGAGAGTATCATTGCGAGAACTGTTAGACAGATTGAAACCACAAAAGAGCATATTCGGCTTGTTGGATTATCAGCAACTCTTCCAAATTATGAGGACGTGGCTGTGTTTTTGCAAGTTGATCGGAACAAAGGACTCTTTCATTTTGACAATAGCTATAGACCTGTACCGTTGGCTCAACAGTATATTGGTATTACTGTTAAGAAGCCACTGCAGAGATTCCAGTTGATGAATGATGTTTGCTATGAGAAGGTGATTAGTGTTGCAGGAAAGCATCAGGTGCTTATTTTTGTCCATTCAAGGAAAGAAACAGCTAAAACAGCTCGGGCAATACGGGATACTGCACTTGCTAATGACACCCTTGGTAAGTTTTTGAAGGAGGATAGTTTAACTTGGGAAATTCTACAGTCTCAAACTGAGCTTATCAAGAGCAATGACCTCAAAGATGTTCTACCATATGGTTTTGCGATTCACCATGCGGGGTTGGCTAGAACTGATCGGCAACTTGTGGAGGAGCTTTTTGCTGCTGGCCATGTGCAAGTTTTGGTTTCAACAGCAACCTTAGCTTGGGGTGTCAATTTACCTGCACATACTGTCATTATAAAGGGCACTCAGATATACAATCCTGAAAAAGGAGCCTGGACTGAACTCAGTCCCCTTGATGTTATGCAGATGCTTGGCCGTGCGGGAAGGCCTCAATATGACACTTATGGTGAAGGAATCATCATAACTGGACACACACAATTGCAATATTATCTTTCTTTAATGAATCAGCAGCTTCCTATTGAAAGTCAACTAATATCTAAGTTGCCTGATCAATTGAACGCAGAGATTGTCCTTGGGACGGTGCAGAATGCCAAAGAGGCATGCAAGTGGCTCCTCTATACTTACCTCTGTGTTCGAATGCTACGAAATCCCACTCTTTATGGTCTCAAAACTGACTTTGCTTTGGAGGAAAGGTGTGCTGACTTGGTTCATTCTGCAGCTACATTACTGGACAAAAACAACCTGATTAAGTATGATAGAAAAAGTGGATATTTTCAGGTGACTGACTTGGGTCGCATTGCTAGCTATTACTACATAACTCATGGGACAATTTCCACATACAATGAGCACTTGAAACCGACGATGGGTGATATTGAGCTTTGTAGACTCTTCTCTCTCAGTGAGGAGTTCAAATATGCAACGGTAAGACAAGATGAGAAGATGGAATTGGCAAAGCTTCTGGATCGTGTTCCCATTCCTATCAGAGAGAGTCTTGAGGAGCCCAGTGCCAAGATCAATGTTCTACTGCAGGCATATATTTCGCAGCTGAAGCTCGAAGGGTTGTCTTTGTCATCGGACATGGTTTATATAACTCAGAGTGCTGCACGTCTCATGCGAGCTCTTTTTGAGATAGTTCTGAAAAGAGGATGGGCTCAGTTAGCTGAGAAGGCCTTGAAATGGTGCAAAATGATAAGCAAAAGGATGTGGAGTGTACAGACACCACTTCGCCAATTCCATGGCATACCAAATGAGATCTTGATGAAGTTGGAGAAGAAAGATTTGGCTTGGGAGCGTTATTATGATCTTTCATCACAAGAATTGGGAGAGCTTATCCGGTCCCCAAAGATGGGAAGGACGTTACACAAGTTTATTCATCAGTTCCCAAAGCTGAACCTCACAGCACATGTTCAACCAATTACCCGGTCAGTTTTGAGGGTAGAATTGACTATTACACCAGATTTCCGATGGGACGACAAGGTTCATGGTTTTGTAGAACCTTTCTGGGTGATTGTTGAAGATGATGATGGAGAATATATTCTTCACTATGAATATTTCATGCTGAAGAAGCAGTATA encodes the following:
- the LOC104222178 gene encoding DExH-box ATP-dependent RNA helicase DExH12-like; this encodes MADSGGGAEAHARMKQYEYRANSNLTLTTDSRRPRDIHELTGEPESLYGRIDPKTFGDRAYRGRPSEKDRKKKERQWDTLASEPKRRRLLQEESVLNLTDEEGGVYQPKTMETRAAYEAMLSLIQQQIGGQPFSVVSGAADEILAVLKDGNFKNPEKKLEIHKLLNPISDQVFDKLVSIGQLITDYQLDGHVDSDEALDYDVGVAVEFEENEDEEEDEESEIDDEEDDDVVLEANGSGSMQMGSGIDEDEMQESDEGMALNVQDIDAYWLQRKISQAYQQQMDPQQSQKLAEEVLKILAERDDDRQVETKLLVHLQFDKFSLIKYLLGNRLKVVWCTRLARAEDQEKRKRIEEEMLALGQDHAAILEQLRATRVTAKERQKKLEKNIREEARSLKDETGGVDGNGDSKALIDRDVDNGGQHELLDLDSLTFHQGGLLMSNKTLELPAGSYRSHKKGYEEVHVPALKSKPLAPGQELVKISSIPEWAQPVFSGMTQLNKVQSKVYETALFTPENILLCAPTGAGKTNVAMFTILQQIALNSNEDGSFNHNNYKIVYVAPMKALVAEVVGNLSKRLEHYGVKVKELSGDQTLTRQQIEETQIIVTTPEKWDIITRKSGDRTYMQLVKLVIIDEIHLLHDNRGPVLESIIARTVRQIETTKEHIRLVGLSATLPNYEDVAVFLQVDRNKGLFHFDNSYRPVPLAQQYIGITVKKPLQRFQLMNDVCYEKVISVAGKHQVLIFVHSRKETAKTARAIRDTALANDTLGKFLKEDSLTWEILQSQTELIKSNDLKDVLPYGFAIHHAGLARTDRQLVEELFAAGHVQVLVSTATLAWGVNLPAHTVIIKGTQIYNPEKGAWTELSPLDVMQMLGRAGRPQYDTYGEGIIITGHTQLQYYLSLMNQQLPIESQLISKLPDQLNAEIVLGTVQNAKEACKWLLYTYLCVRMLRNPTLYGLKTDFALEERCADLVHSAATLLDKNNLIKYDRKSGYFQVTDLGRIASYYYITHGTISTYNEHLKPTMGDIELCRLFSLSEEFKYATVRQDEKMELAKLLDRVPIPIRESLEEPSAKINVLLQAYISQLKLEGLSLSSDMVYITQSAARLMRALFEIVLKRGWAQLAEKALKWCKMISKRMWSVQTPLRQFHGIPNEILMKLEKKDLAWERYYDLSSQELGELIRSPKMGRTLHKFIHQFPKLNLTAHVQPITRSVLRVELTITPDFRWDDKVHGFVEPFWVIVEDDDGEYILHYEYFMLKKQYIDEDHTLNFTVPIYEPLPPQYFIRVVSDRWLGSETVLPVSFRHLILPEKYPPPTELLDLQPLPITALRNPAYEALCQDFKHFNPVQTQVFTVLYNSDDNVLVAAPTGSGKTICAEFAILRNHQKGPDSAMRAVYIAPLVALAKERFSDWKKKFGDSLGMRVVELTGETTSDLKLLEKGQLIISTPEKWDALSRRWKQRKHVQQVSLFIIDELHLIGGQGGPILEVIVSRMRYISSQVENKIRIIALSTSLANAKDLGEWIGATSHGLFNFPPTVRPVPLEIHIQGIDIANFEARMQAMTKPTYTAIVRHARKGKPAIVYVPTRKHARLTALDLMTYSSMDSEDTPIFLLRSADELEPFVNRINESMLKETLKYGVGYLHEGLSGNDQAIVKTLFETGWIQVCVMNSTMCWGVAVSAHLVVVMGTQYYDGRENAQYTDYPVTDLLQMMGHASRPLVDSSGKCIILCHAPRKDYYKKFLYEAFPVESHLQHYLHDNLNAEVVTGVIQNKQDAVNYLTWTFMYRRLTQNPNYYNLLGVGHRHLSDHLSQLVENAISDLEASKCVAVEDDFLLSPMNLGRIASYYYISYTTIERFNSSLTSKTKLKGMLEILASASEYEQLPIRPGEEELIRRLIHHQRFSFENPIYTDPHIKANALLQAHFSRQVVGGNLVSDQQEVLVSATRLLQAMVDVISSNGWFSLAILAMEVSQMVTQGMWVRDSVLLQVPHFTEELASKCLENPGKSIETVFDLVQMKVDEKRELFQMSDLELMDIERFCNRFPDIDLTYDVLESDNVRAGDHVSVQVTLERDIKGRTEVGPVFAPRYAKAKEEGWWLVVGDTKSNQLLAIKRVTSLQRKCSVKLEFAAPAEAGTRTYTLYFVCDSYFLACDQEYSFTLDVKEAMAEDNNGKRLM